A window of Ruminiclostridium herbifermentans genomic DNA:
TCGGCATTTACTTCTAAAACAGTAGATTTTCATACAGGAAAGGTTGAAAACATAACTATAGAGCCTGCAAATGATGATGAAATAAGACAAACTATTGCTGTTATGGGTGGAGAAGATTGGTCAATGTGGATGGATGCACTTAAAAAGGCTGATGTACTTGAAAATAATGTTATAACTTTAGCGTATTCATATGTAGGACCTGAAGTGACACACGCTGTATATAGAGAGGGAACCATTGGAAAGGCAAAAGATGATCTAGAAGCTACTGCGTATCAAATTACAGACAAGCTTAAGGATATTGGCGGCAAAGCTTATGTATCAATAAACAAAGCTGTTGTTACACAAGCAAGTGCTGCTATACCTGTTATATCTCTTTATGTAAGTCTACTATTTAAAGTAATGAAGAATAAAAATGTCCATGAGGGTTGTATAGAACAAATGTACCGCATGTTTGAGGATAGACTGTATTCAGGTGATCTGAAGCTGGACAGCAAGGGCAGAATTTGTATGGATGATTGGGAAATGGACGATGACATTCAAGTAGAAGTATCAAAACTGTGGAATGAAGCTAATAGTGATAATATAGCTGATATATCTGATGTTGAAGGGTACAGAGCTGAGTTTTTTAAACTTTTCGGTTTTGGATTTGATGCTATTGACTATAGTGCAGATGTGGATATAAATGTAATGATTGATAGTATTAATTAAATATTGATTTATAAATTAATAAAATATTTATAAGCTAGATTAAGTGATTTGTTGTAAAAATCATTAATTTAGCTTTTTTTTGTTCCGATAAATTAAAATATGTAAATTAAGGAGGTGAAAGTAAATATATGTAGAATAATGAGATAATAGTATAATATATGAAAAGAAAAATTTGACAACACAATACATAATTTTATTATACTAAATTAACAAGTATGGAGGAATGACATATGAGTTATGAAACGGAGTACTCTCAATTTGTAGAATCAAAACAGCCATTAGCTTCATTGCAGGAAGAGGACTTTAAAATTTACAGTAATTGCGGAACAGTATACAATAGCCTAAATCATTTAGTAGACCAAAGTAGTATAGATTATTTTGAAGTTCAGTATGGTGAAGAACCATTGCAAAATCTTGATATTCGTAGATTAAAGACTAATGCCCAGAAGCAAAGACCAGTAGTACTGTTTATACATGGAGGGGGTTGGAACGCTGAAGATAAAAATAGCTGTATATATAGTGGAGCACTGAGCTGGGTAAAAAAAGATTATGTAGTTGTAGCAATTAATTATAGACTCTCACCTAATGTTATCCACCCATTACAGGTAGAAGATTGCGCCAAAGGGCTTAAATGGCTTATTGATAATATTAAGGATTTCGGTGGTAACCCAGATGAAATATGTGTAATTGGGCATTCAGCTGGTGCACACTTAGCAGCGCTTCTTGTGTCTGGAGAAAAATGGCATAAAAAATTTGAAATTGATATAAACAAAGTAAAATGTTGGATACCAGTGAGTGGTGTATATGACCTTAGCTTGCCTGAGAACTACTTACATCCTATTATAAAAGCATCAATAGATACAATGCTTGGTGATGCTGATATAAATGATTGCTCACCTATCAAACATATTACAGGAAAAGAACCTCCTTGCTTAATATTACATGGTGGAGATGATTGGCTTGTTCCATCAACAAACTCATTAAAGCTATATGAAATGCTTATAGAAAAGGGAACTGATAAGGTTAAATACATAAAAGTCCCTGGATATTGGCACTTTAACATGATGCTGGGATATGATATAGAAGGTCATAAGGTAGCAGAGATAATTAATGATTATCTTGAGGAAATGCTATCTGATTAAAGTCAGAAATGGCTCACTCTTCGTGATGTTATATATTGGACGATATTCATATTGCTTTTTAGGTAAATTTGGCTTTTAAGGAATTTAAAATGCAGTTTGGTTAAATTTGATATAGGTTTCTATGTTAAATTACAATAACACTATCGAAAAACATTTATGTATTTAATGCTTGAAGAAGTAACATGTCGTACAAAATTGTTTTGAGATAGCCTTCAAACTCAAACTATCCGCAGATATTATAAGATATTTAGCTGATAGAATTCTATAAAAGAGAAATATTAATTCGGCTTTATGTAGAAATAAAGTGTAATAGGGAAAAATAACTAAAATAATGTATTTTTAAACGAATTAATAAGGCTTAATATGACAACTGATATTAAATTTATAAAAAGTTTAAAAAAAATATAATCATGGAAGGAATTAGTAAACAAATGTAGAATAATGAAATATTGACTATAATAGGTGAACACTATAATGTTTAGTAAATAATTAATATTCTGAAATATTATTCCTATTAATATGCAATAACTAAATATTTAATAAAATAAACTAAAAGGAGTGACTCACTTAATGCCAGAAGATTTAAACAGTCTATTTACGAAGAATTTGTTGAACTATCAGAAGCAGCTTAGTGATGCAATAGCGTTTTATTGTACTGTTGGTGGTTTTGCTGGAGTAGGTTTTTACGCAGTTATGAAAATTATGGGTATAATGCCTATATTTGAATGGATGAATTTACTCTATTTTTCTGTGCCAGTAATCTTTAATGTCACACTTATGTTTATATCTAATCAAATTTTAAAAAAGAAGGATATAAAGACATATGTAAGTGTTTACAAATACATAATTGTAACTGTTGGTTGTATTAATTATATTGCAGTATCATTCTTGGTTCCATATAGAGATACTTGGGGAATAATTATCTTAATATTCTTCATTTCATCCTTCTATCTTGAAATGGGAGTTGCAATATTTGGTGCGCTATTTGGAACAGCAATAAGTGTTATTTCATTCTATATTAATGCATGCCCAGAAGTACTAAGCACTTCACTTGGAGATTTAACAACAAGGCTGCAGATTTTAAGCTTTGGAGGAGTTTTTACTGTAATAAGTGCTCGAATGGGAAGAAACTTACTTTATAAATCTTGTCAGAACGAATTCAATGTAAGCAAGTCACTAAATGACTTGCAGTTGATGGTATCAAAAATTAAGGATGTATCTAATACTCTTTCACAATCAAGCGAATTAATTACACAACTGGCATCTCAACAACAAGAAGCAGCAGAAATAACAGCTGTCAATACATCAGATATTCTTTCAGGTGCAGTAAATACTTCTGAAAGTGTTAAGGAAGCTACGGAACTTATTTCACAGCTTGTTCAAGGAACGAAGCTTATGAAAGAAAATACAATTAGCGTTATAAATAATTCTGAAGAACTTAAAGAAATTGCTGGAAAAGGACGGAATTCCATTGATGATGCAGTTGCAAAAATAATGAAAATTAAAGAAAGTGCCACTGCAACTTATGCAAGTGCAAAAGAACTTGATGTAAAGGCCCAGAAGATTGATAAAATAGTAGCTTGTATTCAAGGAATTTCAAAACAGACAAATTTACTGTCATTAAATGCTACAATTGAGGCTGCAAGGGCTGGTGAGTACGGGAAAGGTTTTGCTGTTGTTGCAGGAGAAATAGGAAAACTTGCTGAGCAAAGCCAAAGGTCTTTGGATGATATAACAAAAAACCTAAAAGATATATTCCAGCATGAAAACAAAGTAGATGATTTGGTGACAAATGTAGATGAAGGTGTTGAAATTATCAATAAATCGAGAGAATACTATCAAAGTATTATTGATGCACTAAGTACTACAATTGTATCATTATTAAATATACAAGATGTATCAGAACAACAACTTTCACATACTGAGATAATCAATAGTTTTATAGTTGAGGTAAAAAATGCAGCAATGATGACTACTCAAAGCATAGAAGCTACAACTGCTTCAACTGAAGAAGCTTTTGCTTCAAGTGAGGAGTTATTTACATCTGCTCGTGCACTTAATGATATTGCAAAAGAGATAAACGAAATGATACTTAAAATTTAAGGAATGGAGGTAGTGAAATATGAGTTATGCAGAAGAATATCCACAATTTGTAGATTCAAAGGAACCTTTAAATTCTTTACAAGAAAAGGATTGGGCAATCTATGGACAGTGCTCTGCTACTTATACTTTTTTGTATGCATTGCCAGATCCTAATAGAAAGGATTATTTCGCTAAGCCATATGGGGACGATCCATTACAAAGACTTGATATTCATCGTTTAAGAAAACCAAATAATAAAAAAAGACCAGTT
This region includes:
- the fabV gene encoding enoyl-ACP reductase FabV, with the translated sequence MIVTPKFRGFICTTSHPVGCEYNVRQQVEYVKNQKKINGAKKVLVIGASTGYGLSSRIAAAFGCGAATIGLFFEKPASGNRTASAGWYNSAAFEKIAKEEGLYAKSINGDAFSNEIKQQTIELIKKDLGKVDMVIYSLASPRRTHPDTGEVFNSVLKPIGSAFTSKTVDFHTGKVENITIEPANDDEIRQTIAVMGGEDWSMWMDALKKADVLENNVITLAYSYVGPEVTHAVYREGTIGKAKDDLEATAYQITDKLKDIGGKAYVSINKAVVTQASAAIPVISLYVSLLFKVMKNKNVHEGCIEQMYRMFEDRLYSGDLKLDSKGRICMDDWEMDDDIQVEVSKLWNEANSDNIADISDVEGYRAEFFKLFGFGFDAIDYSADVDINVMIDSIN
- a CDS encoding alpha/beta hydrolase, yielding MSYETEYSQFVESKQPLASLQEEDFKIYSNCGTVYNSLNHLVDQSSIDYFEVQYGEEPLQNLDIRRLKTNAQKQRPVVLFIHGGGWNAEDKNSCIYSGALSWVKKDYVVVAINYRLSPNVIHPLQVEDCAKGLKWLIDNIKDFGGNPDEICVIGHSAGAHLAALLVSGEKWHKKFEIDINKVKCWIPVSGVYDLSLPENYLHPIIKASIDTMLGDADINDCSPIKHITGKEPPCLILHGGDDWLVPSTNSLKLYEMLIEKGTDKVKYIKVPGYWHFNMMLGYDIEGHKVAEIINDYLEEMLSD
- a CDS encoding methyl-accepting chemotaxis protein; the protein is MPEDLNSLFTKNLLNYQKQLSDAIAFYCTVGGFAGVGFYAVMKIMGIMPIFEWMNLLYFSVPVIFNVTLMFISNQILKKKDIKTYVSVYKYIIVTVGCINYIAVSFLVPYRDTWGIIILIFFISSFYLEMGVAIFGALFGTAISVISFYINACPEVLSTSLGDLTTRLQILSFGGVFTVISARMGRNLLYKSCQNEFNVSKSLNDLQLMVSKIKDVSNTLSQSSELITQLASQQQEAAEITAVNTSDILSGAVNTSESVKEATELISQLVQGTKLMKENTISVINNSEELKEIAGKGRNSIDDAVAKIMKIKESATATYASAKELDVKAQKIDKIVACIQGISKQTNLLSLNATIEAARAGEYGKGFAVVAGEIGKLAEQSQRSLDDITKNLKDIFQHENKVDDLVTNVDEGVEIINKSREYYQSIIDALSTTIVSLLNIQDVSEQQLSHTEIINSFIVEVKNAAMMTTQSIEATTASTEEAFASSEELFTSARALNDIAKEINEMILKI